A genomic stretch from Helianthus annuus cultivar XRQ/B chromosome 1, HanXRQr2.0-SUNRISE, whole genome shotgun sequence includes:
- the LOC110872117 gene encoding protein NRT1/ PTR FAMILY 7.3 has product MDCLNMRKVEEKMAKKNEECTRDGSVDRKGQPAVRERTGSWFAAILILVNQGLATLAFFGVGVNLVLFLTRVMGQDNAEAANSVSKWTGTVYIFSLLGAFLSDSYWGRYKTCAIFQAIFVVGLVSLSLSSYIFLVKPEGCGNEKTPCGTHSTFATAMFYVSIYLIALGNGGYQPNIASFGADQFDEDHPIEGLGKVSFFSYFYLALNLGSLFSNTIIGYFEDKGMWALGFWASAASALVALILFLVGTPRYRHFVPSGNPLSRFCQVVVASIRKWKVVIPSDGDELFEVDGKENTNNGSRNILHTKGFKFLDRAAVITSKENSTEIVEINNPWRLCTVTQVEEVKCILRLLPIWLCTILYSVVFTQMASLFVEQGAAMKTNISTFHIPPASMSTFDILSVAAFIFIYRRVLDPLVARVKKSNSSRGLTELQRMGVGLVIAILAMVVAGTVEHFRLKYKVTDCINCEGSSSLSIFWQVPQYVLIGASEVFMYVGQLEFFNGQAPDGLKSFGSALCMTSISLGNYVSSLLVTIVMKISSTDRMPGWIPGNLNKGHLDNFYFLLAVLTSADFVVYLLVANWYKYIKFEGRSEKLEGCQHV; this is encoded by the exons ATGGATTGCTTAAACATG AGAAAAGTTGAGGAGAAAATGGCGAAAAAGAACGAAGAATGCACCCGCGATGGATCAGTCGATAGAAAAGGCCAACCAGCTGTTCGTGAAAGAACCGGTTCATGGTTTGCTGCCATCCTCATACTTG TGAACCAAGGGCTAGCCACACTAGCATTTTTTGGAGTAGGGGTGAACTTGGTTCTATTCCTAACTAGAGTTATGGGTCAAGATAATGCTGAAGCAGCAAACAGTGTTAGTAAATGGACCGGCACTGTCTACATCTTCTCGCTCCTTGGCGCCTTCCTTAGTGACTCGTATTGGGGGCGTTACAAAACTTGTGCCATCTTCCAAGCCATTTTTGTTGTG GGGTTGGTATCGTTATCACTCTCGTCATACATATTCTTGGTGAAACCCGAAGGATGCGGAAACGAAAAGACTCCATGTGGGACGCACTCGACCTTTGCGACGGCTATGTTCTACGTATCAATTTATCTTATTGCCCTAGGGAATGGAGGGTACCAACCCAACATAGCCTCATTTGGTGCAGATCAGTTTGATGAGGATCACCCCATTGAAGGGCTTGGAAAAGTGTCTTTCTTTAGTTACTTCTATTTGGCACTAAATCTTGGATCCCTCTTTTCCAACACTATAATAGGGTATTTTGAAGATAAAGGTATGTGGGCATTAGGATTTTGGGCTTCGGCGGCCTCTGCGCTTGTGGCGTTGATCTTGTTCCTTGTTGGCACACCAAGATATAGGCATTTCGTGCCCTCCGGGAATCCCTTGTCAAGATTTTGCCAAGTTGTGGTTGCTTCAATTAGGAAATGGAAAGTTGTGATCCCTTCTGATGGAGATGAGTTATTTGAAGTTGATGGCAAAGAAAATACCAACAATGGCAGCAGAAATATTCTTCACACCAAAGGATTTAA ATTCTTGGATAGAGCTGCGGTAATCACCTCGAAGGAAAACTCAACTGAAATTGTAGAAATCAACAACCCATGGCGCCTATGTACAGTAACACAAGTTGAAGAAGTGAAATGCATCTTGAGACTCCTTCCAATTTGGCTATGCACAATCCTTTATTCAGTAGTATTCACCCAAATGGCCTCTTTATTTGTAGAACAAGGAGCTGCAATGAAAACCAACATCTCAACCTTTCACATTCCTCCAGCAAGCATGTCCACCTTTGACATCCTTAGTGTTGCAGCCTTCATTTTCATCTATAGACGGGTTCTTGATCCGTTAGTAGCGAGAGTTAAGAAATCCAATAGCTCAAGGGGATTAACCGAGCTTCAAAGGATGGGAGTCGGCCTTGTGATAGCTATACTAGCAATGGTGGTAGCTGGCACGGTTGAACACTTCAGGCTGAAATATAAAGTGACTGATTGCATCAATTGTGAAGGATCAAGTAGTTTGAGCATATTCTGGCAAGTCCCACAGTATGTGCTTATTGGAGCTTCGGAGGTATTCATGTATGTAGGGCAGTTGGAGTTCTTTAATGGACAAGCACCGGATGGTCTAAAAAGCTTCGGAAGTGCACTATGCATGACATCGATTTCGTTAGGGAACTATGTGAGTAGTCTACTTGTGACAATTGTGATGAAGATTTCTAGTACTGACAGAATGCCTGGATGGATTCCTGGAAATCTGAACAAAGGTCATTTGGACAACTTTTACTTTTTGTTAGCCGTGTTGACAAGTGCTGATTTTGTGGTGTATTTGTTAGTAGCAAATTGGTACAAATACATCAAGTTTGAAGGGAGAAGTGAGAAACTAGAGGGTTGTCAACATGTTTGA